In the bacterium genome, GCACGTGCGCCGACGCGATCGTGGATGACAGCAGCAAGACCGCAACCCCTGCCAGCCCCTTGCTCATAGACATGACGACTCGCTCCCCTCGTTTGTCTCGCGAAGCCGTCGCTCCCGCGCGCGGTGGCGCATCGTTCCCCGTGGTCGGTCCAGGCCGTCAATGCCCCTGATGGAATCGACCCGGGTCATGAGCGGGCAGCTCGTCGAGAAGTGGGCGGGGCAGCAGCGCATGACAGCGGCGGTATCAGATATTGATAATCAATTTCAATGAGAATCACGCCCGCTCGGGCCATTTCGGTCGACGCGCCGCCGAGGCCAGGTATGCTCATCGGCCCGAGGCGCCGATTCGCGGTGCGAAGAGGCAGCGCAGGCGCGCACGACGACGGAGGGTGACGGCGCCCGGCGGTTGTGGGGCGGAACGGCGGCGGGGCCGAGGTCGCGGGCTCGTTTGACGAGGTGACCACCAGAGACTACCCTGCGCCCGCATGAAAGCCATCGGCGTCAAACAGCTGAAGGCACGGTTGTCGGAGTACCTGCGACTCGTGAAGAGCGGCGAGACCATCCTGGTCACCGAGCGTACGGAGGTCGTTGCCGAGCTGCGGCCCCCACGGCGGAGTCTGCCCCGCGCCGACGAGCTCGGCGAGGTGCTCGACGCGCTCGCCGAGACCGGACAGCTCACCCGGGCCTCGCTCTCCAAGAAGGGGTGGACGATGCGGTGCAAGGGATTGGGGCTCCCGTCCGGAACGGCGACCACCCTTCTGGACGAGGTGCGAGGCGATCGGGCGTGAGCACGGCGCCGATCTACCTCGATACGTCCGCGGTCCTGCGCGCCTGGCTCGAGACCGGCACGTCTCCCGAGGTCGAAGCGCGCCTGCTCGCGGCGCCGGCCCTCGTCACCTCGCGGCTCGCGCTCGTCGAATCGGCACGGGTCATGCATCGGGTGCGGAGTCTCGGTGCACTCGCCGAGGCGCGACTGGCCGACGCCGAGCGGGGTATCGAGGAGGTATGGGCTCGGTGTGACGTCTGGGAGCTCACGCGCGAGGTCTGCGATCTCGCCCGAACTCTGGCCCCCTCCAGGCCGCTCCGTGCGCTGGACGCGCTCCATCTGGCGACCTTCGTCGTCGCGCGACGCAGGATAGAGGGGCTCGAGATGTTGACGACCGATGGCCGTCTGGCCGAGGTGTCCGGCTTGGTGTGAGCGGCTGAGTGGCCTCCTCGACCTGCTCCACTCGCCCGTCGCGCTGATGCACGCGTCAACGGCGCAACCTCGACTACACCGCCGTGCTCCGAGGCGCGAAGCTTCCCGTCGCCGGCCGCGCGCCCGAGGTCTGCTGGTTCGGTGGTGCCGAAGACGATCGTCGCGCAGGTCGTCGAGGGGACATGCTCGTCGGGGCACTGACGCTCGTCGTCCGGGCAAGCCGAGAGGAAGAGGAGAGGCCGCAAGGCCGGGCCGGCAACGTCCGACAAGGCCGCGCTCCGCCGACGTCCCAGGTTGTCCTTCCCATCGCCCGGGTGAAGAACGACGCTGTCCTCTTCTACGAGCTGCTCGCCGTCCGTCGAGCAGGAAGGCGACCACGTGCGGCTCCGCATCAAGCACTTTTCACGCGAAGCTCGTCGCCCGGGAGGAGCGTGACCGCGCCGCCGAGTGGCTGCTGGTGCATCTCGGCGAGCGCGAGGCGGCCTTCCTCGAGCTCGGTGTGCCGGTAGTGCGATGGGCCATCTA is a window encoding:
- a CDS encoding type II toxin-antitoxin system Phd/YefM family antitoxin, which translates into the protein MKAIGVKQLKARLSEYLRLVKSGETILVTERTEVVAELRPPRRSLPRADELGEVLDALAETGQLTRASLSKKGWTMRCKGLGLPSGTATTLLDEVRGDRA
- a CDS encoding type II toxin-antitoxin system VapC family toxin; translated protein: MSTAPIYLDTSAVLRAWLETGTSPEVEARLLAAPALVTSRLALVESARVMHRVRSLGALAEARLADAERGIEEVWARCDVWELTREVCDLARTLAPSRPLRALDALHLATFVVARRRIEGLEMLTTDGRLAEVSGLV